A stretch of Triticum aestivum cultivar Chinese Spring chromosome 1D, IWGSC CS RefSeq v2.1, whole genome shotgun sequence DNA encodes these proteins:
- the LOC100037636 gene encoding LOW QUALITY PROTEIN: probable LRR receptor-like serine/threonine-protein kinase At3g47570 (The sequence of the model RefSeq protein was modified relative to this genomic sequence to represent the inferred CDS: inserted 2 bases in 1 codon) encodes MEMRRWLLRPLALLTTTTALLLNTSTSTSSSISTAHDLPALLSFKSLITKDPLGAXSSWTINSSSNGSTHGFCSWTGVKCSRTHPGHVMALRLQGIGLSGTISPFLGNLSRLRVLDLSNNKLEGQIPPSLGNCFALRRLNLSFNSLSSAIPPAMGNLSKLVVLSIRKNNISGTIPPSFADLATVTVFSIASNYVHGQIPPWLGNLTALKDLNVEDNMMSGHVPPALSKLTNLRFLFLGTNNLQGLIPPVLFNMSSLERFDFESNQLSGSLPQDIGSTLPNLKEFSLFYNKSKGQIPSSLSNISSLERIVLHGNRFHGRIPSNIGQNGCLTVFVLGKNELQATESRDWDFLTSLANCSSLSTVDLQLNNLSGILPNSISNLSQKLETLQVGGNQIAGHIPTGIGRYYKLTVLEFADNLFTGTIPSDIGKLSNLRNLFLFQNRYHGEIPLSLGNMSQLNKLILSNNNLEGSIPATFGNLTELISLDLSSNLLSGQIPEEVMSISSLAVFLNLSNNLLDGPITPHVGQLVNLAIMDLSSNKLSSAIPNTLGSCIELQFLYLQGNLLHGQIPKEFMALRGLEELDLSNNNLSGPVPEFLESFQLLKNLNLSFNQLSGPVPDTGIFSNASIVSLTSNGMLCGGPVFFHFPACPYLAPDKLARHKLIHILVFTVVGAFILLGVCIATCCYINKSRGDARQGQENIPEMFQRISYTELHSATDSFSVENLVGRGSFGSVYKGTFGSGANLITAAVKVLDVQRQGATRSFMSECNALKRIRHRKLVKVITVCDSLDHSGSQFKALVLEFIPNGSLDKWLHPSTEGEFQTPSLMQRLNIALDVAEALEYLHHHIDPPIVHCDVKPSNILLDDNMVAHLGDFGLAKIIRAEESSQSLTGQSSSVGIKGTIGYLAPEYGMGTEISVEGDVYSYGVLLLEMLTGRRPTDPFFNESTNLPNYIEMACPGNLLETMDVNIRCNQEPKATLELFAAPVSKLGLACCRGPARQRIRMSDVVRELGAIKRLIMASQNFASWSTAQ; translated from the exons ATGGAGATGAGACGATGGCTCCTCCGGCCTCTTGCCCTTCTCACCACCACCACTGCCCTTCTTTTGAACACATCCACTTCCACTTCCAGCTCCATCAGCACGGCCCACGACCTCCCCGCCCTCCTATCGTTCAAATCCCTCATCACCAAGGATCCCTTGGGCGC CTCCTCATGGACAATCAACAGCAGCTCCAATGGCAGTACTCATGGCTTCTGCAGCTGGACCGGCGTGAAATGCAGCAGGACTCACCCGGGCCATGTCATGGCGCTGCGCTTGCAAGGTATCGGCCTCTCCGGGACCATTTCACCATTTCTCGGGAACCTCTCCCGTCTCCGTGTACTAGATTTGTCCAACAACAAGCTTGAAGGTCAGATCCCTCCTAGCCTTGGTAACTGCTTTGCACTCCGCAGGCTCAACCTGAGCTTCAACTCCCTGTCCAGTGCCATCCCTCCCGCCATGGGAAACCTGTCAAAGCTTGTTGTTCTGAGTATTCGCAAGAACAATATCTCAGGTACAATTCCTCCTTCCTTTGCGGATCTTGCAACAGTCACCGTGTTTAGTATAGCAAGTAACTATGTGCATGGGCAAATACCACCATGGCTCGGCAATTTGACAGCCCTAAAAGATTTGAACGTGGAAGATAATATGATGAGCGGCCATGTTCCACCAGCTTTGTCTAAGCTTACCAACCTTCGATTTCTGTTTCTAGGAACCAATAACCTACAAGGTTTGATCCCTCCAGTATTATTTAATATGTCGTCACTTGAACGCTTCGATTTTGAGTCAAACCAACTGTCAGGCTCGCTACCACAAGATATTGGGTCTACACTTCCTAACCTGAAAGAGTTCAGTTTATTCTACAACAAATCTAAAGGCCAGATCCCTTCCTCCTTGTCAAACATATCTTCTCTTGAACGTATCGTTCTCCATGGGAACAGATTTCATGGACGAATCCCATCAAATATTGGCCAAAATGGATGTTTGACTGTATTTGTGCTAGGGAAGAATGAGCTGCAGGCTACAGAGTCGAGGGATTGGGATTTTCTGACCTCCTTGGCTAACTGTAGCAGCCTATCTACTGTAGATCTTCAACTGAATAACCTTTCGGGGATTTTGCCAAATAGCATCAGTAATCTCTCGCAAAAACTTGAAACTCTTCAAGTAGGAGGAAACCAGATTGCTGGACATATACCTACGGGAATAGGAAGATATTACAAACTCACGGTTCTTGAGTTTGCAGATAACCTCTTCACAGGAACCATACCTTCAGATATTGGAAAGCTATCCAACCTAAGAAATCTGTTTCTATTTCAGAATAGATACCATGGGGAGATTCCATTGTCACTAGGCAACATGTCACAGCTAAACAAGCTAATTCTTTCAAACAACAATTTGGAGGGTAGCATTCCCGCTACTTTTGGCAACCTAACTGAGCTGATCTCTCTGGACCTTTCCAGTAACCTCTTGAGTGGGCAAATCCCAGAAGAAGTTATGAGCATCTCCTCCCTGGCTGTATTTCTCAATCTCTCAAACAATTTATTAGATGGACCTATTACCCCACATGTTGGGCAGCTAGTCAATCTTGCAATAATGGATCTCTCATCGAACAAGTTATCAAGTGCAATACCAAATACCCTTGGTAGTTGTATAGAATTGCAATTCCTATACTTACAAGGGAATCTCTTGCATGGACAGATTCCAAAAGAATTCATGGCATTAAGAGGGTTAGAAGAGCTGGATCTCTCTAATAATAACTTATCAGGACCTGTTCCTGAATTTCTTGAGAGCTTCCAGCTTCTGAAGAATCTAAACCTTTCATTCAACCAACTATCAGGTCCGGTGCCAGATACGGGAATCTTCTCAAATGCAAGCATTGTATCTCTCACGAGTAATGGCATGTTATGTGGTGGCCCCGTGTTCTTCCATTTCCCTGCATGCCCATACCTAGCCCCTGATAAGCTTGCACGTCATAAACTGATTCACATCTTGGTGTTTACTGTGGTGGGAGCATTCATCCTGCTTGGTGTCTGCATTGCTACATGTTGTTACATTAACAAGTCAAGAGGTGATGCCCGCCAAGGTCAGGAAAACATCCCTGAGATGTTTCAGAGGATCTCATACACTGAGTTGCATTCGGCTACAGATTCATTCTCTGTAGAAAATTTGGTTGGCCGTGGAAGCTTCGGCAGTGTATATAAAGGGACTTTTGGTTCTGGTGCAAATTTAATTACGGCGGCTGTGAAGGTACTTGATGTCCAAAGGCAAGGAGCCACAAGGAGCTTCATGTCTGAGTGCAATGCTCTCAAACGGATTCGACATCGCAAACTAGTCAAGGTTATCACAGTGTGTGATAGCTTGGACCACAGTGGCAGCCAATTCAAGGCACTTGTGCTCGAGTTCATTCCCAATGGAAGCTTGGATAAATGGTTACACCCGAGCACAGAAGGCGAGTTCCAAACACCAAGCCTGATGCAGAGGCTAAACATTGCACTTGATGTGGCGGAGGCACTGGAATATCTCCATCATCATATTGATCCTCCAATTGTTCACTGTGATGTTAAACCAAGTAATATTCTTCTTGATGATAACATGGTTGCACATCTTGGTGACTTCGGACTAGCAAAGATAATTAGGGCAGAAGAAAGCAGTCAATCACTCACAGGTCAAAGTTCCTCTGTTGGAATCAAAGGCACAATTGGGTACCTTGCACCAG AGTATGGCATGGGGACAGAAATATCTGTAGAAGGTGACGTGTACAGCTATGGTGTGCTATTGTTGGAGATGCTAACTGGGAGAAGGCCAACTGACCCATTTTTCAATGAGAGTACAAATCTACCAAACTACATTGAGATGGCCTGTCCTGGTAATCTACTGGAAACAATGGATGTCAATATTAGATGCAACCAAGAGCCTAAAGCGACTTTAGAATTGTTCGCTGCTCCAGTTTCAAAACTTGGTTTAGCTTGCTGCAGGGGCCCTGCAAGACAGCGCATAAGGATGAGCGATGTGGTAAGAGAATTGGGTGCCATAAAACGGCTAATCATGGCCAGCCAGAATTTTGCATCTTGGTCCACAGCGCAGTAA
- the LOC123182506 gene encoding uncharacterized protein, with amino-acid sequence MSSGTLLVGPGQGMCNPCERHRAHDLQGGRISAHTLENDDLRRHEEQFSIPSKERHLRFEGEQNKKVGTRRGGREKPPENYVKLHVDAAFIILEKNDASGVVLHDNHGRQATAL; translated from the exons ATGAGTTCAG GTACACTCCTAGTAGGCCCGGGCCAAGGCATGTGCAACCCGTGCGAACGTCACAGGGCCCATGATTTGCAGGGGGGGCGAATTTCAGCCCATACGCTGGAG AATGATGATTTGAGGCGCCATGAAGAACAGTTTAGCATACCATCTAAAGAAAGACACCTTAGATTCGAAG GCGAGCAAAATAAAAAGGTGGGCACTCGCAGAGGAGGCCGGGAGAAACCACCGGAGAACTATGTAAAACTTCATGTTGATGCGGCCTTCATCATTCTCGAGAAGAATGACGCTTCAGGTGTGGTGCTTCATGATAATCATGGCAGGCAAGCAACTGCGTTGTAA
- the LOC123182504 gene encoding glutenin, high molecular weight subunit DY10-like isoform X2 encodes MAKRLVLFAAVVIALVALTTAEGEASRQLQCERELQESSLEACRQVVDQQLAGRLPWSTGLQMRCCQQLRDVSAKCRSVAVSQVARQYEQTVVPPKGGSFYPGETTPLQQLQQGIFWGTSSQTVQGYYPSVTSPRQGSYYPGQASPQQPGQGQQPGKWQEPGQGQQWYYPTSLQQPGQGQQIGKGKQGYYPTSLQQPGQGQQIGQGQQGYYPTSPQHTGQRQQPGQGQQGHCPMSPQQTGQAQQLGQGQQIGQVQQPGQGQQGYYPTSLQQPGQGQQSGQGQQSGQGHQPGQGQQSGQEKQGYDSPYHVSAEQQAASPMVAKAQQPATQLPTVCRMEGGDALSASQ; translated from the exons ATGGCTAAGCGGCTGGTCCTCTTTGCGGCAGTAGTCATCGCCCTCGTGGCTCTCACCACCGCTGAAGGTGAGGCCTCTAGGCAACTACAGTGTGAGCGCGAGCTCCAGGAGAGCTCGCTTGAGGCATGCCGGCAGGTCGTGGACCAACAGTTGGCCGGTCGGCTGCCATGGAGCACGGGGCTCCAGATGCGATGCTGCCAGCAGCTCCGAGATGTTAGCGCCAAGTGCCGCTCTGTCGCCGTCAGCCAAGTCGCAAGACAATATGAGCAAACTGTGGTGCCGCCCAAGGGCGGATCCTTCTACCCTGGTGAGACCACGCCACTGCAGCAACTCCAACAAGGAATATTTTGGGGAACATCTTCACAAACAGTACAAGGGTATTACCCAAGCGTAACTTCTCCTCGGCAGGGGTCATATTATCCAGGCCAAGCTTCTCCACAACAGCCAGGACAAGGGCAACAGCCTGGCAAATGGCAAGAACCAGGACAAGGGCAACAATGGTACTACCCAACTTCTCTGCAGCAGCCAGGACAAGGGCAACAGATAGGAAAAGGGAAACAAGGGTACTACCCAACTTCTCTGCAGCAACCAGGACAAGGGCAACAAATAGGACAAGGGCAACAAGGGTACTACCCAACTTCTCCGCAGCACACAGGACAAA GGCAACAACCAGGACAAGGGCAACAAGGGCACTGCCCAATGTCCCCGCAGCAGACAGGACAAGCGCAACAACTAGGACAAGGCCAACAAATAGGACAAGTGCAACAACCAGGACAAGGGCAACAAGGGTACTACCCAACTTCTCTGCAGCAGCCTGGACAAGGGCAACAGTCAGGACAAGGGCAACAGTCAGGACAAGGACACCAACCAGGACAAGGGCAGCAATCAGGACAAGAGAAACAAGGCTACGACAGCCCATACCATGTTAGCGCAGAGCAGCAAGCGGCCAGCCCAATGGTGGCAAAGGCGCAGCAGCCCGCGACACAGCTGCCGACAGTGTGTCGGATGGAGGGGGGCGACGCATTGTCGGCTAGCCAGTGA
- the LOC123182505 gene encoding 19 kDa globulin — protein MGRFVFFAVFLAALVAVSAAQGVLEQSLTDAQCRGEVQEKPLLACRQILEQQLTGRAGEGAVGVPLFHAQWGARERCCRQLESVSRECRCAALRGMVRDYEQSMPPLGEGRHGSSGERQQEQGCSGESTEPEQRQEVQGGQYGSETGGGQQQGGGYHGVTVGRGGQRQGQVLCHKRPQRQQGEGFSGEGAQQKPQAGRVRLTKVRLPTACRIEPQECSVFTADQYY, from the coding sequence ATGGGTAGGTTCGTCTTCTTCGCGGTGTTCCTGGCGGCCCTGGTAGCCGTCTCCGCCGCCCAAGGCGTGCTCGAGCAGAGCCTCACGGACGCGCAGTGCCGGGGCGAGGTCCAGGAGAAGCCGCTCCTCGCGTGCCGGCAGATCCTCGAGCAGCAGCTGACCGGCCGCGCCGGCGAGGGCGCCGTCGGCGTCCCGTTGTTTCATGCCCAGTGGGGCGCCAGGGAGCGATGCTGCCGGCAGCTCGAGAGCGTCAGCCGCGAGTGCCGCTGCGCCGCCCTCCGCGGCATGGTGCGGGACTACGAGCAGTCCATGCCGCCGCTGGGAGAAGGGCGCCACGGCTCGTCGGGGGAGCGTCAACAAGAGCAGGGGTGTTCCGGCGAGTCCACGGAGCCGGAGCAGCGGCAGGAGGTACAAGGGGGTCAGTATGGCAGTGAGACAGGAGGAGGCCAGCAGCAGGGAGGAGGCTACCACGGGGTGACCGTCGGGCGTGGTGGCCAGCGGCAAGGACAGGTGCTCTGTCACAAGAGGCCGCAGCGGCAGCAGGGAGAAGGGTTCTCCGGCGAGGGGGCGCAGCAGAAGCCGCAGGCCGGTCGCGTGAGGTTGACGAAGGTGCGGCTGCCGACCGCGTGCCGGATCGAGCCCCAGGAGTGTAGCGTCTTCACCGCCGACCAGTACTACTAA
- the LOC123182504 gene encoding glutenin, high molecular weight subunit 12-like isoform X1 encodes MAKRLVLFAAVVIALVALTTAEGEASRQLQCERELQESSLEACRQVVDQQLAGRLPWSTGLQMRCCQQLRDVSAKCRSVAVSQVARQYEQTVVPPKGGSFYPGETTPLQQLQQGIFWGTSSQTVQGYYPSVTSPRQGSYYPGQASPQQPGQGQQPGKWQEPGQGQQWYYPTSLQQPGQGQQIGKGKQGYYPTSLQQPGQGQQIGQGQQGYYPTSPQQPGQGQQPGQGQQGHCPMSPQQTGQAQQLGQGQQIGQVQQPGQGQQGYYPTSLQQPGQGQQSGQGQQSGQGHQPGQGQQSGQEKQGYDSPYHVSAEQQAASPMVAKAQQPATQLPTVCRMEGGDALSASQ; translated from the exons ATGGCTAAGCGGCTGGTCCTCTTTGCGGCAGTAGTCATCGCCCTCGTGGCTCTCACCACCGCTGAAGGTGAGGCCTCTAGGCAACTACAGTGTGAGCGCGAGCTCCAGGAGAGCTCGCTTGAGGCATGCCGGCAGGTCGTGGACCAACAGTTGGCCGGTCGGCTGCCATGGAGCACGGGGCTCCAGATGCGATGCTGCCAGCAGCTCCGAGATGTTAGCGCCAAGTGCCGCTCTGTCGCCGTCAGCCAAGTCGCAAGACAATATGAGCAAACTGTGGTGCCGCCCAAGGGCGGATCCTTCTACCCTGGTGAGACCACGCCACTGCAGCAACTCCAACAAGGAATATTTTGGGGAACATCTTCACAAACAGTACAAGGGTATTACCCAAGCGTAACTTCTCCTCGGCAGGGGTCATATTATCCAGGCCAAGCTTCTCCACAACAGCCAGGACAAGGGCAACAGCCTGGCAAATGGCAAGAACCAGGACAAGGGCAACAATGGTACTACCCAACTTCTCTGCAGCAGCCAGGACAAGGGCAACAGATAGGAAAAGGGAAACAAGGGTACTACCCAACTTCTCTGCAGCAACCAGGACAAGGGCAACAAATAGGACAAGGGCAACAAGGGTACT ACCCAACTTCTCCGCAGCAGCCAGGACAAGGGCAACAACCAGGACAAGGGCAACAAGGGCACTGCCCAATGTCCCCGCAGCAGACAGGACAAGCGCAACAACTAGGACAAGGCCAACAAATAGGACAAGTGCAACAACCAGGACAAGGGCAACAAGGGTACTACCCAACTTCTCTGCAGCAGCCTGGACAAGGGCAACAGTCAGGACAAGGGCAACAGTCAGGACAAGGACACCAACCAGGACAAGGGCAGCAATCAGGACAAGAGAAACAAGGCTACGACAGCCCATACCATGTTAGCGCAGAGCAGCAAGCGGCCAGCCCAATGGTGGCAAAGGCGCAGCAGCCCGCGACACAGCTGCCGACAGTGTGTCGGATGGAGGGGGGCGACGCATTGTCGGCTAGCCAGTGA